CATGACTTATTGAAACGTATTTTCAATAATTCTGTAATGATAACGAGGGTTAGCATCGTAGAGACGGTCCTCGATTTCCTCTATGAGGTCTTGCTTTTCTTGCTGTTCCATTCCACGTTCAAACATCACATTGACCCAAGCTTGTCCTCCAGTAATAATCACCATTCCTGGTTCTACGCGGTCCATCTCATATATGATCGTCTCCATAATATCTTGGTCGTCAGCAAGCGTTTGACGGCTTGCTTCTGGAGAACGATAACTTGTTCCTGTCGTATTTAGCTCACTTACATTTGTATGTCGTTCCGGTCTGTCAGTCACATTACCGTAGTTGATCGGACCTGGACCAAATAAGCTCTCTCCCCAATCTTTTCTTGCTTCACCTTGATTACCTAATCCTTGAGCTTCTGGTGGATCCATCTCAGTACAAGCTGTGCTACTTAATAAGAGGAAAAGAAGCGCTAATCCGCTTAAGGTATACTTCAACATAAACACCTCCTACGAATATCTTCTCCTTTTTTACAACTTTGAATACAATATACGCCTCACAATTATTAACAACTGGGCACTCAAATACAAAAACAGAAGAAAAAAATAAGATTAGCTCAAGCGCAACTTAAAACACACCATATTCGTCGAGCCAATTAATAAGTCATTATATCCGTTCAAAAATTCCTTCGCTTTCCGCGGGCAATGCCTCAGCTAAACAGGGCTTAAGCCCTGTTGGATCTTCGCCTATTGCTTTTCCCGCTGGAGTCTTCGGATTTTTGACGGATATCCTTTTATCAAATGTTTTTCAGGGGTCTCCCTCTGCTAATTTTAGGTGGTTTTCAGTTCGTGCTGCGTCCGAAGGAGTCTCGTGATTTTCAAAAAATCAACAATGAACGATAACAGACATCCTTGTGAAGTTACTTTCGCACCATGGCGCATGAAAATTGTTTTGTTTCTATATTTAAGGTGAATTTGGAAGCATGTTGCAAGATTCCAGCGACAAGCATCCCCTTCACAAGTAGGCTTTGAGCTATCTCGACGGATATAGCATCAAAGCATTGCTATATGAGGAAGAGACAGGAACGAGCATGACTTCTTAGAACGACTTCGAGCTGCGACGAGTAATCGCAGGAACAACGAGGCAAAAAACACCCAAAACGAAAGTAATGATTTTTCGGGAGGCCCATGCCGTGCCCGAGCAAAGAAGACACCGTGAATCCGAACGGAGTCAAGCATGAACCGATGTCCTACTTGTGCCTTGAAGTGATAACGAGTGGATAGAAGCATCAAATGGAACTTATTTTGCTTATTTTCAGGGTAGAACAAAAAAACCAGGGAATATCCCTGGCAACAAAATTATATTAATGATGTATATGAGTGCTTTGCTTTTACTTCTTCTTTCCCTTTTAGCTTTCCAGGTACTTCGTGACAATGACGGCAACGTGGTTCATATGACTCAGAAGCCCCAACTAAAATGATTGGGTCATCGTAAGAAGCCGGTCTACCATCGATTAATCGTTGTGTACGACTTGCTGGTGAGCCACATGATAGGCAAATCGCTTGAAGCTTTGATACTGATTCGGCTAAAGACATTAAATGTGGAACTTGACCAAAAGGCTCTCCACGAAAGTCCTGGTCTAACCCAGCAACAATAACACGAATTCCGTTGTCAGCTAAATCTTGGACGACATGTAATACGTCTTCGTTAAAAAATTGAACTTCATCGATCGCTACAACGTGTGTATCCTTTTCAAGCAAATCCCAGATTTGAGAGGCCTCTTCGATCGGTAGAGCATATACTTTCGTTCCATTATGAGAAACAACTTCTTTTTCACTATAACGGTTGTCCAGTTTCGGCTTAAACACTTGTACTTTTTGGCGCCCAAAACTTGCTCTACGCACTCGGCGAATAAGTTCTTCGGATTTTCCGGAGAACATGCTTCCGCATACAACTTCTAACCAGCCTTCTCTCCTTGTTAAATGCATGTAACGTCTCTCCCTCTTACATATTGTTAACAAACGTTCATAACGTATGTATATTATCGTTAGTGTTCCATCTATTTTAACTATCTTTTATTATAGTTTGATTGCAATATTAAAAACAATACTTTTCCACCTAAACATGACATCAATACGATCTTATCATATTTATGTAATATTTTGGAAGTTAGGGCGAAGTATTGGATATCTCTATTTATCTTCTTTGAGTTTAACAAAACTTGGCTTATCGCCTAGTTCTCCTAAGGATCTTTATG
The Bacillus shivajii DNA segment above includes these coding regions:
- a CDS encoding thymidine kinase → MHLTRREGWLEVVCGSMFSGKSEELIRRVRRASFGRQKVQVFKPKLDNRYSEKEVVSHNGTKVYALPIEEASQIWDLLEKDTHVVAIDEVQFFNEDVLHVVQDLADNGIRVIVAGLDQDFRGEPFGQVPHLMSLAESVSKLQAICLSCGSPASRTQRLIDGRPASYDDPIILVGASESYEPRCRHCHEVPGKLKGKEEVKAKHSYTSLI